TCACTTTCTCCACCCACCTTGAAAAACATTAGCACCAGTTAGGCCTCCAGGGAAAGGACATTCCACCAGTTGGATGTCACAGcccagaaggccttctccttTCAGAATGCAGGAGATGCATTTTACTATTCACCGCTTGCTAGGTGAGAAGCAAATGTTAAGGTGGTTAAGAATTCAAAAGGAGCAGAGGCCtcaaaatatagaaataaataccttgcagcagcaataacaaaataAGGGATTGCTTTTGCAGTACAAAACATTACTGTTCCTGAAATGAGCCTTTTTCTGGAGGTGGGAAAGAACTCGTACCTCCCTTGTTACACCACTAATTCAAGTAACATTTCCTCTGGAAATCTACATAATTGTATGCAGTAGGtccttggtacctgctggggtttgtttccaggaaccCCTCCATGGatcccagaatccatggatgctcaagttctactAAATACAATAGCGTAGTCAAATTgcgccccttatataaaatgggaaaatcaaggtttacttttgggatatatattaacattttcaagtcgtggatggttgaatccacggatatggacagtgtgaccagatgtcctaactgcaaaggagaacaaagtACCACAAGACATTCAAGACAAATGTAgcacattccaaaataaaagcttaaaaacacTTGGTTCTTGgttgtgctcaaaatgggggacattttgaaattccacctggacagatggttgaaacgtaggacgtgtcctggaaaaggaggatgctgtATTACTAGAAGCTGATTATTGGCTATGCTTTGACTTATTCTCCTTTTGGTTTCGCATccacttttttttccattttgtttttggaCTGTCGTCATCAAACAAGTGTCGGGCTGGACTTGAGGAAAGCAATGGCTCTCTAAAGGAAGCCAAAGACACCAACAAGAACTATATTGAAGACATTGCATATGAGGCAGTGAACCTGCTCTGGAATGTCTGGTAAGCAATAAAAGGATAGTTTTAATGTCAGGGCCATCTGAGAGGCATCCTGGGCAAAGTGCCTCCTCCATCAATGGGACTCTATGCTGGGCTTAAGTGGCAAAGGCAGATGTGCCATAGCACAGGAGttgcattgtgggaaatgtataCTGCAGTTCCCACTAGTGGCCCAACCTGATTTCAGGAAAGTTTGCAAAAGCTCCTTTCATTTCTCTGTTAGTGAATGCAACAGTACAGCAGTATCCATATTCAACAAAGAAGACTGCTTACATGTTCTGCTACAGTATCTGAAGAGATTTCGTACAAATGTGGATCTTGCTATTGCAGTGGGTAAGTATAAAAAAGGCGTTGATTTCCTCACTACAACCATGCAGCCAAATATGATATAATCTACTTCTCACTGTTATGCAGAACTAGGTTACCTTTTGTGAACGACAGTTCCCAGACAGCTACTAGCCACAATGGCTAAGAGATTCGGAGAGCTGCAGCCCAAAAAGGACCTTTTCTAAGATCTAAATAaatttttgtgaagtcaaaggctttcatggccagcatccatagtttttttgtgggttttttgcgctatgtggccatgttctagaagagtttattcctgatgttttgccagcctctgtggctggcatcttcagagattgcctGGAAGGAGTTGGGGTGTGTGCGtatatactcttctagaacatggccacatagcccaaatgAGCAATTATGTGGATGAGATTTGGGGcaggatttttttatttgtatgtacTGCAGAAATTTCTATCCTGCTTAAGGTTGTGATTATTACTTTTTCCTCATTCCACAGTAGTATATAGTGGGGGAAATGACAGTAAAAAATGCAACCACCTTAAATACAGCAGCAGATGAAGATCAGATCCAATAGCAGCAGAGGCAGAACTGAGTGGtttaaaaatgatgtttaaaaatcaataaGAATAGCACAGAGATCACATTGTGTGACTGTTCTTGGAAGACAAAAGCCCACAATAACAAAGGTGGCTATACAGAAGCAGATTTACACTGATGAACTTTCTCCTTTTTGTCCATATGTCTGTATGCCCATGGGTCCCTTTAGATTAATAACAACCATCAGTGCACCAAAATATCTACAAAAGTAAAAGAAGTGAGGCCAAAAACACCTGCAGATTTTATCGGATACCTTTTACTGCCAGTAACTAAGCAtttcaactgtgtgtgtgtgatctgtcCAAAAGTTGGGAATCCACCAAATGGCAGTGTCATTGAAACGAGATGGAGGTCATCTGGGAAAACCCAGAAGGGTCAAATTGGGACCATAGAAGAGCCAGGTTGAAACCAACAAGACTTGGGTTGGTCCGCAGGGCCTAATGTTCCTCATTCTTTTCTCTTGACATAAATATGGTACAGCTAAAGACTCAGATATTTCTGACAGACAACTTGGAATTGTGGCCTCCGTTTAAAAGTTGATGGTCTTTTCCTGTCCCCACAGCATCCTGTTTGCAGGCAGTGACAGAAGACAACCCAGACCTGCTTTTATCCTTTGATGCTTCAGTACATCAGGTGCTGGAAACAGTCATGCTGTCATCTGACAAAGACATGGAGCACATTCTTTTACGGACACTGGTGGCAGGCAGGTTTTAAGTGAATATATTGTTGAATATATTGTTGCTCGGGGGTATTTCAGGAGGGGATGTTGCTCAGTGGAAGAGTACCTGGGTTGCAAGATAGTCTCAGGTTTAATCAGTAGCATCTCCAGGTGAGGCTGGAAAATTCTTGTACCTCAAATCCTAGACAGCTGTTGCCAGTCAATGTAGGCAGTACCTGAACTAGGTTGATGTAAGGTTACTTCCTATCAGTTTTGGAATAGGATGTGTAAATTGGCTGTAAAGACAaattagttttgttgttgtgtggctttaagttgcttccaacttaagGTGTCACCCTATGGCCACCCTGTCATGGAGCTTttttggcaagtgtcttcagagggggtttgccattgctatcctctgaggctgaaagagtgtgacttgcccaagatcacccagtgggtttccatggctgagccaatattcgaaccctggtctccagaatcatcatccagagctcaaaccactacacctggcTTTCAAGACAAGCTAGACAGCAAAACAAAGAGCCTAGTCTAGCCATtacttctcttccctcctcctagCCCCCTGCATGCTCAGGGAATTAGTTTATTACATGTCCCAAACATTTAGAAAACACTATTAGCCTGGTGTTAGCTAAATGGCTTCCAAAGATTTTAACCATTGAATTCTACCCGGATTTAGCTTCTTGACTGATTCTCAAGAGGAGATCATTTTTACTGAAGTTTGTGAAGTTGTTTTAATTATGAGTTCACCCCTGCCTCCTGGGATTTTGAAGCATGCTGGCGATGCAATTTGATCTGCACTTTAACTGGGTCGATGTCACAGCAACACAGACAGGGCCTGCCAAATTCCTGTAGCCTCTGCAAAATAAATTTGACTCCTTTGATGCATTGAGATTAGCAATTGAGCGATAAGCACCACATGGACTGTGATGGTTGCTATGTATGCATGATGCAAAAATCAGGGATATTAGTCAGTTGGGCTGCATACACTGAAAGCAATTATTATATTAATTGATCCTGTCTCTGTACCCTTCTGGTCCATTTATGTTGGTTTATGTCCTCAATGGTTTGTACATTCCCATTGTACAGTGttaaaaatgaacatttaaacatttattgGTCAGTTGACAATCTATCTGTTAAATGTATTCATTATCACAGTAGCCAAAGCTAAATTCTGAATGCCTGGTTGAAAATCCAAAAACATTAGGCACAAAATGCATTGAAAGCACAGTTCCTTTCTAAACAACCCGGTCAGTGGCTGAGACATCTTcagaataaaaagatctttgcttgCTGGAGGAAGGACAACACTGTTGCATGCACTGAGTATTTTAAGGTTGAATTCCATTAAGATTTTACATTTAATGTGTATTTAAAGCTATgcttcagttaatgaagcagatgtgttcctgggtttTACTACAACAGAAATTTGGATACCAGAGGTAAAAATAACATAGAAAGGATGATAGATTTCTAcagtataaaaaagaaaagcGGCCCAATATGTTTCaggaaactttttattcaaaactagtattatgcacatctgaaatgaaacaaacaagtcAGATAAGTTTTTGCAATagtaaacaaaaatatgttgTATCTTCTAGacaccacttgaaagcttccaaaatgcattctggGATGATTTCCCCCCCATACCAGACATGCTCATTtagtgattctggaggcagctatttaccttgcctgtcTAACAGAAGCACACACGGCTACAGTAGGATCGTCTAGagtaaatcccattctttccctgctcacattttattgcattgtttacttcagcacactgctgcaacccaacagGGAAAGTCAGGATTTCTCCAGCCCTGTTACCTACCTTGAGTGTCCTTTAATGCAGAAAGGTAGGAAAtagatcatagaattatagagttgaaacagatgccaagggccatccaatccaaccccattttgccatgcaggaatacacaatcaagtactcctgagagatagccatccagcctctgttgaaaaacctccaaaaaaggagacttcaTCACACTCCGAGGCGACATATTCCAATGTCAAAtcgctcttaccatcaggacgttttttcctaatgtttaggtggaatctcttttcctgtactttgaatccattgttctgtgtcctagtctcctAGATGAAATAAGTAATGCTTGATTATTTTCTTATTAGTAAAAATACATAAGATGGTTCTGTAAGATAGTAGAAAGTTAGTGGGAACATACCTGGAGTCAGATGGTGGctgcaagttttgttttgttattctgTACTGTCCTGATGATGCTATGGTGTCCATGATTGGTTGATGCCTACCTTAATCTCTTCCTTGCTTAAGGTGTCACTTGGAATATAAAGAACACCCTACCCTCTGCCAGCCAAGCAGGCACCATTAATGCCATCCTGAAGATTTTCTCGGAATGCTTAGCAATAGACGCCGGTGAGACCGTTATCCGGATGAAGGAAGCGGAAACGGAAAGATTGAAAAGCTCTGCTGAGTTAGAACCCGAGGCAAATGTGACAGAAGTAGACAACACAGTCCTTAAAGAAGATGAGGAGATGGAGGAAGTGCCTAAAGAAACTGCCAAAGGGCAAAACGATGTTTCGGATCTACTTCCAGTGAGTGGGGTTGATGCTGGCTTATGGAGTGCTAAACGCAGGGGTGTAGCTTTGTGGGagaggcaaaatgagagcattgtctTCTCCAAAGAAGAGTTCTATCCTCAGTGAAATTTTCTCCCAAGTTTCTGACAGTTCAGTTACTTTAAACTTccgttgagcatttagaaatgctgTTTAGGCAttaggagggcaactaaaatggtgaagggtctggaaaccttgccctatgaggaatgccttagggagctggggatgtttagcctggagaaaagaaggttaagaggtgatatgatagctctgtttaaatttttgaagggatgtaatattgagaagggagcaagcttgttttctgctgctccagagactaggacccggagcaatgaatgcaagctgcaggaaaagagattccacctcaacattaggaggaacttcctgacagtaagggctgttcagcagtgaaacacactccttcctcggagtgtagtggagtctccctccttggaggtcttcaaacggaggctggatggccatctgtcggagatgctttgatgaATACCAAGATCATCTATGTCatggtatttctgatttctaggtattattgtgaaagctggacagtgaaaaaagctgactgGAAGAAAATGGGTCTTGGAGGAAACTGAGCCTGAACCCTTCCCAGAAACccaaatgatcaaactgaggctatcatactttgtaCACATGAGATGATGTGATAGAAAAGGTGATAGTCTTTGCTAAGGAAGAAAATGGTGAGAAAAGATAATGAccccattacaggtggatagattcagttGAGGAAGCCACATTTCTgtgtttgcaaggcctgagcaggtaTCTTttagatctctcattcatagggttgccataggttgaagcTAAGTTGATAGCAATCAACAACAAACCAGCTGAGAGGAAAGACTGCTGCCCAAGAGTCCCTGGCAAACCTCTGCCAGTCTGCATAGACAGTACTCATCCAAATGAAAAAAAGTAATCTGAATATAGTCTGGAAAATAGTAACAAAGATTCCTATCATCTTTGTTTTATAGCGCAATACACAGGAAGTGAAACAGGTAGCAGCTTTACTTCTGGCTCAGCAGACAGCCCTGGAGATCATTGTTAACATGTGCTGCAATGAAGGTATGTATGTTGTCTTCTCATTTATTTGGTGCTACTGTAGCAGAATTAGCACCTTTGCTTGAATTCCTTAGTCACCAGCACCCTactgttctttctctttccctttcctctttctttctcccttcctcctacAGCCtctactgtttttctttctcactagtttttctctcctcccaatCCCCACCATAGTGCTCATTTGGCCTTTCTTTCCCTCATTCTCCTTCCTCTAGTTACCAAACAGCGGAAATTTATTCTCTCTCAGCGGAAATTTATTCTCTCTCATACATTTTATTTGAgccctgcagaggaaaacagtatTGGGGTTCCTAGAGGCCCTGTGAAGAAATGAATCTCCCAGGTCTGCCTCCAGCTTTGTCTGTACATGCGGTTAGGGACACCTATCAAAACATGGTACTGCAGGCTAAGACAAATTTGAGTTAACTAGCATTCattagttcattttaaaaacaaaatacagtcagcccgccacacttgtgactttgacttttgcagatttgattattcctggattggattaatatgttctctctaggtcctccagtgtgactctgtggtcaacgtccaccattttaattgccatggctgtgtcctgtggaatcatggggtCTGTACTGGAGGCCTCTAGTAGAAAGTTCCATAAACTGCTAAtttcaggattcaataggatggaccatggctgttaaagtgtaaTCACATTGCTATAACTGGATGTAAAAAAAGGGACCCAGGATTTTCTTTTCATGTCTGTTTTGTACGTTTGTAGATCCCTCTGATGATGAATGGGAAGAGTTATCCAGTAGCGATGAGAGTGATACTTTTATGGACAACAGTTATGATGAAGGAGGGACGTTGCTGTCACCGCTGTGTCTTTCAGCTGAGATTCACACAGCCCTTATGAACCACCTTGTGCCTAAGAAGGTAGGATCCATCTTTCATCCCTGATTCCATCAAGACCTGAATCACAGGTCAGAATTTTGCAGCCTGAGGGCTTCCCTTTGGAGGGAAGGTCTGGTGCAGGCCAAGGCATTCCTTccactcccctttctttctttctttctttcttttttttttttttttttggaaagaaatTTCAGCTAAAAACATTCACCCAGATTCCATTTTGTAACGCTGCCTTGTCCCCAACAATCAATAG
This genomic stretch from Sceloporus undulatus isolate JIND9_A2432 ecotype Alabama chromosome 8, SceUnd_v1.1, whole genome shotgun sequence harbors:
- the HEATR3 gene encoding HEAT repeat-containing protein 3 isoform X2 — translated: MLLDQSLAVRETATGALRNLSACGGFEVCDDMVTKDVMTPLVALLKECRAGLEESNGSLKEAKDTNKNYIEDIAYEAVNLLWNVCECNSTAVSIFNKEDCLHVLLQYLKRFRTNVDLAIAVASCLQAVTEDNPDLLLSFDASVHQVLETVMLSSDKDMEHILLRTLVAGVTWNIKNTLPSASQAGTINAILKIFSECLAIDAGETVIRMKEAETERLKSSAELEPEANVTEVDNTVLKEDEEMEEVPKETAKGQNDVSDLLPRNTQEVKQVAALLLAQQTALEIIVNMCCNEDPSDDEWEELSSSDESDTFMDNSYDEGGTLLSPLCLSAEIHTALMNHLVPKKILEKTAFPSNAAVDICTHSPAWKPLIKKLNMVQYRALTCLHSILLVSDVDCLGGASVLQSLSHHLSQLIFSQPEFSTQVEFLEAVTSALRALLQMLASNNISQSMTPEQLMTLCEAGIHSSNISVRVNVVSILGIAGSVLAKVEDTAETLKMIGKFLLDVTTKDPSLVVVGEALDALFDVFADGKEAERAAEQIRLLHVLRDFQPVFKSRIRKEGKGQYSTDQLCVLDNVKLNLRRFIAYQETLEKKK